The genomic stretch AGGTGCGTAAGCGGTGCTGCCGTGGCGAGACGCACGGTGCCGCCCGTGCGCGTGATGCTGGCCGAGCCGTTCCATTCGCTCGCATAGATCGCGCAGTCGCGGTCTTGCCAGTCGTTCGGCGTCAGCTCAGTGACGCCCGAGATGGGGAATGACGCGCCGGTGGGAACAAAGGCCGGGTCGAGTTGCCAGCGGCGGCTCGCCTGGAAGTGCACCGTTGAAGTGCTGTCGACGGCAAGAAACGGATGCCAGCCAAGCCCGGCCGGCATCGCGCGCGTGCCGGTATTGCGCAGCGCGAGCGTCACGTCGAGCGCTGCCGCATTCAGGGTGAAGACGATGCGCGCCTCGAACGGCCACGGCCAGTCTTCGCTCGCCTCGCTGTGCAGCACGAGTTCGGCGCGTTGAACTGTGTGCGAGGCGAGTTGCCACGCGCGGCGCTGCGCGTGGCCGTGCAGGCTGTTCGGCAGATCGAGCGGATGTGGCTTGAGCGCGTGGATTTCATTGCCGAAATTCAGGCGTGCGCCCACGATGCGGTTCGAGTACGGGATCAGCGGATACGCGCCGGCCTTCGGCCAGCCGTGCTCGGGCGCGTCCCACTTGTGCAGCGGCACGAGGAGATCGACGTTGCCGTCGTGCGCTTTCAGCGTGCACACGCGCGCGCCGAGTTGCGGCGCGATTTCGGCTTCGAGAATGCCGTTGTCGAGCGTGATACGGTGGTCTGGCAAGGTGAATTGCGTCATCGCTAAAGTTGTGAGGGAGCAATCAGGCGTCGAATTGCAGTCGCAGCAAATGCCCGGAGAGCGGGGCGCTCGCGAGCGATTCGATCGGTTGGTGATTGCGGTCGCTGGTGATGTAGAGCGCCGCACGCGCCTCGCTGTGGCGCACGAAGACGAGGCCCGTGGGCGCGGCCACGGGCAGACTCACGATGCGGTCGAGCGCGCCTTCCTCGGAGAAGCGCATGAGGCTCCAGCCGTCGCGCAACGCGGTCCACACACCGCCGCGATCGTCGAGCGCGACGGCCGATAGACGGCCCGATCCCGGCGGCATGGCCGCAAAACGGCGCACGCTAGACGAGCCCTGCCGAAGCATGTAGACGGTGCCGGATGCCGATGCCGCCGCATAGGCGTGCGTGCCGTCGGCGGACCATGTCATCGAGTCGATGACTTCGCTGAACTTCCACACGGCCTCGAAACGTTGCGACGCGTTCACGAAGCCGAGATGTCCGTGACTGCCACGCTGGAACCAGCCCCACGTGTGGCCGTGCGGATCGGTGCAGAGCAGCGTGATGTCGGGTTCGCTCCAGACGCTCGCGCCTTCATGCACGGTGAGGGTTTCGTCGGCGGCAAGCAGTAAATGGCGGCCAGCCTGAGCGAGTAGCAAGCCCTCGGGACGCAACTGCATGCCGGAGATGGGCGCGTCGAGCTGGCATACGATGCGGTCGGTCCCGACGCCGTCGGCGCCGGTTTCGAACGCATGCAGCGCGGGCGCGAGCGTGTCGGCCCAATAGAGCGTGCCGCGCGCGTTCCACCACACGGGAAACGCGCCGTGAAACGCCCACGCGGGACTCACCGCCGAAACCTCCTCGGTTTCCGTCGCGCGGCCGCCGCTTTGCAATTGCGCGCCCACGCGCCGCGCGGCCTCGACGAGCTCGGGACCGAGCAGTTCGAGCCGAGCGAGCGACATGCGGTAAGCCGGTCCCGCGACACTCAACGCGCCGCGCACGTGCCCCGCGTTATCGACGATGGGCGCCGCCACGCAACGCACGCCGAGCACGATCTCTTCGTCGTCGACGGCATAGCCGCGCGCGGCCGTGATGCGCAATTCCACCTGAAGGCGGCGGCGGTCGGTGATGGTGCGCGGCGTGAGCGCCGTCATCGTCACGTTGCGTAGCAGCGTGTCGCGTTCGTCGCGCGGCATGCGCGAGAGAATCGCCTTGCCCTGGCCTGTGCAATAGACGGGTTTGCTGCGCCCGAGCGCGGAGGCCGAGCGTTGCGAATGCGCGCCGTCGCAGCGCTCGAGCGAGATGACTTCGCTGCCGTCGAGCGCGGCGAGGTACGTCGTTTCGCCGGTGAGATCGCGCAGCGCGCGCAGCTCGGCGGTAGCAGCTGCGACCAGATCGGGCATCAGATACGAGTTGCGCACGAGTTCCAGATAGCGGAATCCGAGACGATAGACGCGATGCGTGGCGTCGCGCCGTAGCAGGCCGTGCTCGATCAGCGTGGCAAGAATGCGATAGAGCGTTGTTTTCGGCAGGCCGGCTGCGTCGAGCAGTTCCGCGTTCGTCATGCCATGCGGCGTCGCGCCCACCATTTCCAGCACCGTGAGCGCCTTCGATAGCGCTGCAGTTCCGTCTCCGACACTCATATTTCCACCTCTTGGGATTCACGGGCTAGCACGCCTGGATGGCCCGATCGATGCCCACGACTTTAGCAGTAGGATCGATCTCGTTGGGGCAGCAAACGCCTCGCAGTTCCACAAGTTGGAACTAAAGCCAGTTTTTTCGAAACCGTAACAGGAAATCCCATGACACTTCACGCTTACGCCGAGGGCCTCGACCATGAAGTCGACCGCGCCGTGCACGTCAGCGACGAAACGCTCGCACGTCTCGCCAAAATCAGCAGTGGCTCGCTCACCACGCAATTATTCAAGCGCGGCTTCCGTCAGCCGGCGTTGGTTGGCCTGCGCGCCGTCAATCGCGAAGTGAAGCCGTTCGCGGGCCGCGCGTTCACGATGCGCTTCATCCCTGCGCGCGAGGACATCGACACTTACGGCACGATGACCACCCGTCCGAACACCGACAATCTGCAATGGCAAGGCGTGGAGCAGGTACGCGAAGGCGACGTGCTGGTGATCGACAGCCGCGACGATCCGCGCGCGGCTTCGGCGGGCAATATCCTCATCACGCGTCTGCTCGCACGCGGCGCACGCGCGATCGTCACGGACGGCGCATTGCGGGACGGCACCGAAATCGCTCAAATGGCGCTGCCGGCCTACGCGCGCGAGATCACGGCGACCACGCGCATTTCGTATCACCATGTCGCGGACTTGCAGGTGCCGATCGGTTGCGCGGGCGTGGCGGTCTATCCCGGCGACGTGATCGTCGGCGATGCGGATGGCCTCACGGTGGTGCCCGCGCATCTGGCTGAGGAACTCGTGGAGATCTGCGAGAAGCAGGACGACATCGAGCACTATCTGGCGATGCGGATCGCCGCGGGCGAGGCGCTTTGGGGCGTGTATCCGCCGAGCGCGCAGTCGTATGCCGACTATGAGGCCTGGGTTGCCGGCGGCCGGCAAAAGATCGAAGCGCTGCCGCGCGTGGCAGGTCACTAACGCGATCGACAGAGGGCGAGCGTGGCACGAACCGGCGGCGGTTGCGCCGCAAAACTCGCTCGCCCCATACCGGGTGGCGGCGGGGAACGCGCTAGAGCCTGAAATGGCGAGCGCTCATCTTGGTGCTTGTCAACAGCGCGTGAGCAGTTGCTTTGGCTATCGTGTTGCGGAGGTGATTCTCGACGATCGTGGCCGGCGAGTCGATGAGCGGACGGCGATACTAGCCGTTTCTGCGTAGCAATTGTACGGAGAAGCTGCCTTCGGAGTCGGCCCGATTAACGCGGTCGCGGGATAGCGATCCTCATTCGGCAAGCGCGCAAGAATGCAACCACGTCGCTTGTCTGTCCACTAAAGGGCAGTCATCTATATCGTCGCAACGCGGCCGTGGAGAACCCTTGCAAATTTGCCCCGTTGCAGTTCATTTGCCATCGGACTGCCTGCGATCTACGGCGTTGCACGGCTGATTGTCCCGGAGCATTGGAAGGCGCGGCGGTTGACGGAACCCACCGCGCCCGGCGTCGTCAGGAATGCGGACGCACGGAGACGAGTTGCGGATGCGCTTCAAGTGCCTTGCGCGCTTTCGTCGCTTCATCAACGGTCACGGCGGGTGCCGCGTTGCTCCACTGATTGCGTACGGTAAGTCACGACGGCCGCAACTTGCGCGTCGGAGAGACTGAACGGACCGGGGCTTCTTCATTGCGCTTCGAACGCGCCGCATCCCTGCGACGTTTGCGCCCACTTTTCCCCGTTTCCTGTTCCCGCCGAGCGCTTTTCTGATCTACATCACGGCAAAACTCGCTTCGCCAAGCGACGATAAAAAAGATGCATTGAGATTGCATCTTACAAGAATGGCGCACCGATCCGTCAGTCGATCCTGAATCTGGACGCGTTGCGCCATCGACGTCACCCACGAAAAGGAGCAAGCCGTGTTTTGCTATCAATGTGAACAGACCGACCGCACTCAGGCCACGCCCGGTTGTGCATCGGCGAAAGGCAACTGCGGCAAGGACGCCACGACCGCCGACCTGCAGGATCTGCTGATTCACGCCGTGAAGGGCATCGCGCAATACGGCGCGCTCGCGCGCGGGCTCGGCGCACCCGACCGCGAAGCCGACCGTTTCGCGCTCTACGCGCTGTTCACCACGCTCACCAACGTCAACTTCAACGCCGGTCGCTTCGTCACGATGCTGCGCGAGGCCGGGCAGCATCGCGATCGCGTGAAGGCCGCCTATGAAACGCTCGTGTTCGCGCAAGGCGTGGCCGTGGAAGCGCCGCGCGGTCCCGCGCAATGGCAGCCGGGCAACGATCTGCCCGAATTGCTCGCGCAAGCCGCGCTCGTCGGCATTCTGGCCGGGCAGGCGGGTGCGGGCGGCGGCGTGAGCGACGACATTGTCGGCTTGCGCGCGCTCGTGCTCTACGGGCTCAAGGGCGTGTGCGCTTACGCGCATCACGCGCGCGTGCTCGGCTACGAGAGCGAGGTGGTCTACGAAGGCGTGGAAAACGCGCTCGTGTTCCTCGCGAGCGAGCCCACGGAGGCAAATGCGCTGCTCGAACACGCGCTCGCGCTCGGCAACCTGAACCTCACGGTGATGGAACTGCTCGACGCCGCGAACACGGGCCGCTTCGGCATTCCCGAGCCCACGGCGGTGCGCATGACGCCGCGCGCGGGCAAGGCGATTCTCGTTTCCGGCCACGACATGGGCGACCTCGAAGCGCTGCTCGAAGCCACGGCCGGCACCGGCGTGCAGATCTACACGCACGGCGAACTGCTGCCCGCGCACGCGTATCCCAGGCTCAAGGCGTATCCGCATCTGGCCGGCAACTTCGGCGGCGCGTGGCAGGATCAGCATGCCGATTTCGCGAACTTCCCCGGCCCGATCCTGATGACGTCGAATTGCCTGATCGAGCCGCTGCCGCAGTATCGCCAGCGCATCTTCACGACCGGGCCGGTGGGCTGGGCGGGCGTGCGCCATCTCGATCACCACGCGCATCCTGCCTTCGCGCCGCTCGTGCAGGCCGCGCGCGCGCTGCCGGGTTTTCATGCGGACGCGCCCGAGGAAACGGTCACGATCGGCTTCGCGCGCAACGCGGTGCTCGGCGTGGCCGACAAGGTGATCGACGCCGTGAAGGCCGGCCAGATCCGCCACTTCTTCCTGATCGGCGGCTGCGACGGCGCCGCGCCCGGCCGCAACTACTACACCGAGTTCGCGCAGGCCACGCCCGCCGACACCGTCGTCATGACGCTCGGCTGCAACAAGTACCGCTTCAACCGCCACGCGTTCGGCGAGATCGGCGGCATTCCGCGCCTGCTCGACGTGGGCCAGTGCAACGACAGCTATTCGGCCATCCAGATCGCCATCGCGCTCGCCAACGCGTTCGAGTGCGGCGTCAACGACCTGCCGCTCACGCTCGTGGTTTCGTGGTTCGAGCAGAAGGCCGCGGCCGTGCTGCTCACGTTGCTCGCGCTCGGCATTCGCAACATCCATCTCGGTCCCACGTTGCCGGCGTTCCTCACGCCCAATGTGCTCGACATTCTCGTTGCGCAGTTCGGCATCAAGCCGATCGGCGATGCGCAAACCGATCTCGCTGCCGCGCTCGCGCGCCAGGCCGCGTGATGGCATCGACCGATCGAATGGATAACCTGCCGACAGGGACGAAGCGAACACCATGAGTTATCGAATCGAGTTGATGACGCGCGACGGCGAGGCATTCGGCTTTGCCTGCGAGCCGGGCCAGGACGTGCTGGCGGCGGCCGCGGCGGCGGCGATCCGGTTGCCGTCGCAGTGTGGCCGCGGCAGTTGCGGCGCGTGCCACGCGAGCGTGACCGAAGGCGAGTTCACGCTCGGCGACCACAGCGCCGACGCGCTCGCGCCCGGCGACCGCCACGCCGTGCTGCTGTGCCGGACAACGCCGTCGAGCGACCTGCGCATCGTCGCGCCGTACGACCGGAGCAAGGTGCTGCTGCAACCGGTGGCGGTGCGCCGCGCGCGCATCGTCGCGCTGGAAACCGTCGCGCAGGACACGCGCCGTCTCGAACTGTTGCTCGATGCGGACGAGGCGAACGGCAGCGCGGCGGAATTCGAAGCGGGCCAGTTCGTCGAGCTGGCGTTGCCCGAGGCGGATGCCGATGCGCATGCCAAAGGATCGGTCGATGATGAACCGCTGCGCCGCCCGTTCTCGCTCGCCAACACGAGCAACTGGGAAGGGCGCCTCGAGTTCCTGATCCGGCTGCGGCCCGAGGGCGTGTTTTCCGCGTATCTGCGCGAGCGCGCGCAACCCGGCGACGTGCTCACGGTGCACGGCCCGCAAGGCGGCTTCGGCCTGATCGCCGGCAGCCTGCGGCCGCGCTGGTTCGTGGCGGGCGGCACGGGTCTCGCGCCCGTGCTCTCGATGCTGCGCCGCATGTCCGAGTGCGAAGAGATGAACGAGGCGCGGCTCTTTTTCGGCGTGAATCGCGCGAGCGAGCTTTGCATGATCGACGCGCTGCGCGAGTTGCAGGTGTCGCTGCCGCAACTGCGCGTGGAGTTGTGCGTGCGCGAGCCGCACGATCGCGACGACGCCTGGCTCGGCACGCCCGTCGATGCGCTGGCCGCCGCGCTGGCGGGTTGCACGGCGTCGCCCGACATTTACGTGTGCGGGCCGCCCGGCATGGTGAGCGCGGCGCAGGCAGCGGCCGCGGCGGCGGGCGTGCCGGCGGCGCAGTTCGTCTGCGAGCGTTTCACCGCCTGAGCATGCCGGCCGGGAAACGCTGCGGCGTTCGAGCGATTCCCGCCCGTGGTTTTTTCGACCTCACTGGCGCGGGAGGTTTTTTTGCCTGACGATTCAACGATCTCTCATGTCGATTCAGTCAGTGCGAGGCGGGCGCGGCCAGCCGGCTCGCGCCGCTCTGTTCGCGGCCCCGCATATAGATCTGCGGGCTGCGGCCCATTTCCAGGCGAAATGCGTAGATAAACGCGGACGTAGAGCCGTACCCAAGCTCAAGCGCGGTGCGGGTGACATCCATCCCGCCGCCCAGCAGTTCGACCGCCCTGAAGAGCCGCATGCGTCGACGCCACGTGCGCAGGCTCATGCCCGTCTCCGCCAGGAACCTTCGCGCGAGCGTGCGTGCCGACATGCCTAACACGTTGCCCCATTCATCAGGGCCGCGCGGGTCGGCCGGATCGGCATACAAGGCTTCGCAGAGGCGGGCGAGCGTGTCGTCGCGCGGCCACGCCAGCGCGGCGGGTAGGGGCCTGGCGCGGGCGAGCTGGTCGAGGATGAGGCGCGTAATCCTGCTCACGTACCCGTCCTCGTCCGGCTGGCCTTCGATGGCAGCGGCTTCGACGATCAGCGCCTTGAGCAGCGGCGACACGGCAAAGACCATCGGGCTTTCGCCTGCCAGCGCGCGGCCGGTGGCGTCGTCGATCCAGAGGCTGCGGAATTCCGCGCCCAGCAGCGAGCCGACGCGATGGCGCAAACCCGTGGGCAACCACACGGCCTGTTCGGGCGAGATGACCAGTGATTCGCCTTCGGATATCACGGTCAAGGCGCCCGAGATCGCATACACCATCTGGTGCCAGCGATGGGCGTGTTCCGGGAAGGAGTGCCGCGCGGGGATCGACTGGACGCGGACTTTCAGCGGCTGTGGGGGTAGGAGACCTGCGGGTGCCTCAATGGTTTTCCAGTTCATTTCAGTCTGCCTGATTTGGCAGATATTCTATACATTGTGGCAACGAGTCGAAAGGCAGTCATCTCGATAACTGGTTTAATTGACAACCGTCTTTTGAGCCACGACTCGCGCCACAGGCATTTTGGCGACGCGAAGGCCTTGGGGAATATTTGGAGTTTTACGTGTTATGGCCCGTTTTGACCGCTACGACCTGCCGCTTTCGACAACCTCCGATCTTGCTGCTGAGCGTTATCGCGCCGGCGTAGATCTGCTGCTGTCGCTCTGGCCTGGTGCGGGTGAGGCGCTCGACGAAGCGATTGCTGCCGATCCCGATTTCGCGCTCGCGCATGCCGCACGTGCACGTCTGCATGCGATCAGCGCCCAGCCGGCAGATGCGCGCGCGAAGATCGCGATCGCGCTCGAAGTCGTCGGCCGCTATGGGACCGAGCGCGAGCGTAGCCACGTGCAGACCCTTTCGTATGCGATCCACGGCCAGTCTGCGAAGGCCCTTGCCAGTGCACTCGAGCACACCGACAAGTGGCCGCGCGACATCGTGATCCTCTCCATGCCGCTAGGCGCGTTTGGGCTCTTCGCTTTTTCCGGCATGGCCGACCACGACCAGGCACGCGTCGATCTGTGCGAGCGGCACGCCCGTCATTTCGGCAACGACGACTGGTGGTTCCTGACCTACCGTGGCTGGGCGCATGGCGAAAACGGTAACGTTGCGCTGGGGCGCGAAATGACGCAGCGAGCACTGGAACTGCGTCGACATAACGTCAACGCCGTGCACGCCGTGGCCCACGTTCTTTACGAAACCGGCGCGAACGACGACGCGCAGACCGTCATCACAGGTTGGCTGCCGGAATACCCGAAGTCCGGCGTGCTGCATGGCCACATCGCGTGGCATTCCGCGCTGATTGCGCTGGAGCGGGGCGACACCGCGCGTGCACTCGCGGTGTATGACGAGCATGTCGCACCTTCCGCGTCTCAAGGCACACCGGTCAATATCGTCAGCGACACCGCCTCTTTCCTCTGGCGCATGCAGGCCTACGGTCACGCCGTACCCGCAGGCAAGTGGGACGAGGCGGCGAACTACGCTTCTGGCTATTTCAAGGATGCCGGGTTCCCCTTTGCCGATTTCCATATGGCATTGCTCGCCGCGGCGACCGGCGATCACGCAGCCGTGGCCGCTCGCGTAAGCGCACTGAACCAGTTGATCGAGCAGGGCGGCTTGCCGGGAGGATCCATGGTCCCCGCAATTTGCCGGGCAGCGGTGGCGTTCGCCGACGAACAGTATGGCTTGGTTGCCGAAATTCTCGAACCGGTGGCGCATGAGGTAGTGCGGATCGGCGGCAGCGGCGCGCAGCGCGAGATCGTTCAGGACACCTTGCTGGTGGCATTGATGCGCAGTGGCGAAGCCAGGAGGGCGCGCGATCTGCTCGACCGGCGTTTGCGTCGCCGCCCCTCGCCGCGCGATGCGCGCTGGCGCGAACAACTGTCGGTAGCCTGAATTCTGGCGGGCGAATGGTCTGCTGAATTAGCAGCGCTTGCCGGCCGTTGATCGAACCGCAGGATCGGCTCGACGAAAAACTGATTACGGTGCCGGTCAACAAGGAGCGACTCGATATCTACACGCGTTTTCTGCTGCCGGCTCAGTGCACGCCGAATTTTCACCGCACGGCCGAGCAGATCGAGTTGATGCTGCAACTCGTGGCGGCGCGACGCGGGGTAGCGGATACGCGATCCGCACGGTGTGGCTCGGCGAACAAGGTATTCACAAGCAGATTCACCTTGGCGTGCGCCACGGTGACGAAGAGATTGCCTGCATCGCAGGATTTTTTGATCTGGCTCGTCGAACGGGATTTGAAGCAGGTCGGCAGTGAAGCGTGTATCACCGCAGTTTGTGAGTGAAAGGAGCGATTGAAGTGAGTCTTGAAGGCGTGGAAGCGGTGCCAGTATCTGGCACGAGTCGCTCGCGGGGGAACATCGCGCGATTGACGATCGCGCAGGCGTTGGCCGGTGCAAACTCCACCGTCATTTTTGCAACGGGGGCGATCATCGGGAATCTGCTTGCCCCCAGTCCGGAATTGGCGACATTGCCGATCTCGGTGTTTGTGGTCGGAATGGCGGCGCTGTCACTCCCCGCCGGGTTGATGTCCGAGCGCCATGGTCGGCGTCCGGTCTTTCTCGCCGGTACGGCGTGTGGCGTTGTCGTCGGATTGCTGGCAGCGATAGCCGTCGTGCTCAGTTCGTTCTGGCTGTTTTGCACTGCGATGTTTTTTGGTGGTGCCTACGCCGCAGTGGTGCTGTCGTTTCGCTTTGCCGCCGCTGATTGCGCCGAACCCGACCAGCGCGCACGCGCATTGTCGCTGGTCATGGCCGGAGGTGTGGTTGCGGGGGTCATCGGGCCGCAATTGGTGACCTACACGATGAATCTGGCGCCGCCTCACACGTTCTCAGCGACGTTTCTGGCGCAGGCGGCCGTCGCTGCTCTCGCTGGCGTTGTGCTCGCAGGTGTGGATATTCCAATGCCATCGGTGGCGGATAGGGCGCGGGGGCGTCCGATTCTCACGATTGTGAGGCAGCGATCCTTCATGGTCGCTGCCGTGTGCGCAATCGTGTCCTATCTGCTCATGAACTTCCTGATGACGGCGGCACCGCTTGCCATGCAGATGTGCGGTCTGCCTCAGATTTCATCCAACCTGGGTATCCAGTGGCATGTCATCGGCATGTACGCACCCGGTTTCGTTACGGGAAGATTGATCGCGCGATTCGGTGCGCGTCGTGTCGTAGCGGCCGGATTGGTCTTGACAGCAATGGCGGCATTGACGGGGCTGCACGGCGTTGATGCGAGTCATTTCTGGGTGGCGTTGATACTGCTCGGCGTCGGGTGGAATTTCGGATTTGTCGGCGCTTCGGCAATGGTGCTTGAGTGCCATCGCGAGGAGGAGAAAGCGAAGGTGCAATCGCTTAACGATTTTATCGTGTTCGGCACGATGGCGATGGGCTCATTCCTCTCAGGCAGTCTATTGACGTCTTATGGATGGAGTGCTGTTTTGCGGCTCACGTTCATTCCCATCGCACTGGCAGCTTTTGTGTTGCTGGTGGCAGGGAGGAGTCGGGACGCGTAAGACTTGTTCCGCGGGCTCAGAGCAGCTCCTTTCCCCTTTGACCATCAGACGATGGCACTCCTCGATCTCACGGTGGATTGACTATTTGTTCTGTGCGACCTGCCCACTGTCGCGATGACTGTCGCATATCGACGGCAGATTCAACCGGTCGATGCAACAGCTGGAATCTGCGTGAGCAGCGGAGCTGTTGCAAATGAAGCAGGATAATTTGCCCCCCGCCGGTCGTATTGACAAATAGCGGCGGCTCAAGCCGCAGAAAATGAATAGGCAACTCACCTCTCGGCGTCACGAGTCTGCCGCAGAATTGGATTCTGGCTGGCTCCACAGAGGGCGGCATAAATCGAGCGTCAACCATCCCCGTCAAGCCGGTGTCGGCCTGGTTTCTAGCGACGAGCTTTCGAGCTGTTCGGCATCGTGCCGTCGATGGATCTGAGAATGTCGATTAAACGCGTCGCTAGCGGAGAAACAAAACCGCCCGACCGGTGAATCGCGCAGACCTCGCGCTTGAGGTCCAGTTCGGTGTCGGCAAGCGGCAGATGAATGACGCCGCGTTGCGGATTCTCGGGATCGTGCCCGGCGATGCACAGCATCTGCGATCCGCGCACGAGTTCGAGAAGCGCTGGAATGGCGAAGTCGGTCTGAACCCGGATCGACGGTTCCGGCAATCCCTGACGTTTGAATGCGCTCGACACCAACTGCCGTATGGCTGCGTTGGAGCCGGGGAGTAGCCATTCCTGTCCCAGCAGATCTTTTAATTTCACCGACGACTTTTCCCCTAGCGAATGGTTCTTGTCCGCCATGAGGTATAGCCGGTCGTTGAATAGCGGGGTGGTTTCGAAGTATTCGATTGAGACAGCGGGCGCGGGTGCAATGGCCAGATCGAGTTCGCCCGCCGAAATTTGCCGGAACAGATCGGTCGCGATAT from Paraburkholderia acidisoli encodes the following:
- a CDS encoding LysR family transcriptional regulator, which encodes METRDLEYLLEVERCGGVGKAAEALSMSQPALTKAIKRIEAEVGVPLFMRNPTGVALTPYGKAFIERARRITLDFDDALKELAAIHSGELGVLRVGYSPSIPDTLILRSCRRLLNERPAAKLRLRRNIATDLFRQISAGELDLAIAPAPAVSIEYFETTPLFNDRLYLMADKNHSLGEKSSVKLKDLLGQEWLLPGSNAAIRQLVSSAFKRQGLPEPSIRVQTDFAIPALLELVRGSQMLCIAGHDPENPQRGVIHLPLADTELDLKREVCAIHRSGGFVSPLATRLIDILRSIDGTMPNSSKARR